Proteins co-encoded in one Chthoniobacterales bacterium genomic window:
- a CDS encoding BtpA/SgcQ family protein, which yields MARYQQSIAGVLPAGRAAMIGVVHLKPLPGSPQWGGDFAPVVKSAVADALAYERGGADVLVVENFGDIPFTRGAVPPETIAAMAVAGAAVKATVRLPVGFNVLRNDAAAALALCAACGGAFIRVNVHTGAMVTDQGLIEGNAFETIRLRQRLAPAAEIYADVLVKHACPLGDLPIEIAARDTVERGLADALIVSGTGTGVATDAADVRRVRAACPTTPILLGSGVTAGNVGDYLEFADGFIVGTSVKRGGDVSKPVDEKRVAALRRAMD from the coding sequence ATGGCAAGATATCAGCAATCCATCGCCGGGGTTTTGCCGGCGGGCCGCGCGGCGATGATCGGCGTGGTTCATCTGAAGCCTCTTCCGGGGTCGCCGCAGTGGGGTGGAGATTTCGCCCCGGTCGTGAAGTCCGCGGTCGCGGATGCCCTCGCTTACGAGCGAGGTGGGGCGGACGTCCTCGTGGTGGAAAACTTCGGAGATATTCCGTTCACGCGGGGAGCGGTTCCGCCGGAAACGATCGCTGCAATGGCCGTGGCGGGGGCGGCGGTGAAGGCAACGGTCCGGCTGCCAGTCGGATTCAACGTCCTGCGCAACGACGCGGCCGCGGCGCTGGCGCTGTGCGCGGCCTGCGGGGGCGCGTTTATTCGCGTGAATGTCCACACCGGAGCCATGGTGACCGATCAGGGACTCATTGAGGGCAACGCGTTCGAGACGATCCGGCTCAGGCAACGGCTGGCTCCCGCGGCGGAGATCTACGCCGACGTGCTCGTGAAACACGCGTGTCCGCTGGGGGACTTGCCGATTGAAATCGCGGCTCGAGATACCGTCGAACGCGGCCTAGCCGATGCCTTGATCGTCTCGGGCACGGGCACGGGCGTCGCGACCGACGCCGCGGACGTGCGCCGGGTGCGCGCGGCCTGCCCGACAACGCCGATCCTCCTGGGTAGCGGCGTCACCGCGGGAAATGTCGGCGATTATCTGGAGTTCGCGGACGGATTCATTGTCGGGACGTCGGTGAAGCGCGGCGGCGACGTGAGCAAGCCGGTCGACGAGAAACGGGTGGCCGCGCTGCGT
- a CDS encoding circularly permuted type 2 ATP-grasp protein, with the protein MSAGEVPAFLRNWQFDLALGRAVGTFPAYMQGMFTDYEVGGFFDEMFDSAGKVRPHYAKLLERFSDMEPAELERKNALAASSYLSQGITFTVYSGDEGTERIFPFDLIPRIVAAKEWEHVERGLVQRLTALNMFLHDVYHDQRIVKEGIVPDYIVNGAKHFRPEFMGFDVPKDIYIHVCGTDLIRDDKGNYLVLEDNGRCPSGVSYLLENRQAMKRVFPGLFAKHGVRPVDRYPQELLAVLRHIAPNDNPDPTVAVLTPGIYNSAYFEHSFLAREMGIEIVTGADLVVQNQRVYMKTTKGLKQVDVIYRRIDDDFLDPLVFRKDSVLGVPGLVEAYRAGNVALANSIGTGVADDKATYYYVPAMIKFYLGEEPILPNVQTFLSAVESDRKYILENMENLVVKSANESGGYGMLIGPHATKEQVEKFRQAVIADPRGYVAQPVISLSRSPSFCEGNIEGRHIDLRPYVLCGEKISIVPGGLTRVAMKKGSLVVNSSQGGGSKDTWVLDEEDEPSVAEPSQSQTQSSSSTLA; encoded by the coding sequence ATGTCTGCCGGCGAAGTTCCGGCCTTTCTCCGAAATTGGCAATTCGATCTTGCATTGGGAAGGGCGGTTGGCACCTTTCCAGCTTACATGCAGGGGATGTTTACCGATTACGAGGTCGGGGGGTTTTTCGACGAGATGTTCGACTCGGCCGGCAAGGTGCGCCCCCATTATGCAAAATTGCTCGAACGCTTCTCCGACATGGAGCCGGCGGAACTCGAACGAAAGAACGCCCTCGCGGCGAGTTCGTATCTGAGCCAGGGGATCACCTTCACCGTCTATAGCGGAGACGAAGGCACCGAGCGGATTTTCCCGTTCGACCTGATTCCGCGCATCGTTGCGGCCAAGGAATGGGAACACGTCGAACGCGGTCTCGTGCAGCGACTCACGGCGCTGAACATGTTCCTCCACGATGTCTATCATGACCAGCGCATCGTGAAGGAGGGCATCGTTCCCGACTACATCGTCAATGGCGCGAAGCATTTCCGACCGGAGTTCATGGGATTCGACGTGCCGAAGGATATTTATATCCACGTTTGCGGCACGGATCTCATTCGCGACGACAAGGGCAATTACCTCGTGCTCGAAGACAACGGTCGCTGCCCGTCCGGCGTCTCGTATCTCCTCGAGAATCGCCAGGCCATGAAACGGGTTTTCCCGGGCCTCTTCGCCAAGCACGGCGTGCGCCCGGTGGATCGCTATCCTCAGGAGCTACTCGCCGTGCTCCGGCACATCGCTCCCAACGACAACCCCGATCCGACCGTCGCGGTGCTGACTCCCGGCATCTACAATTCCGCGTATTTCGAGCATTCGTTCCTCGCCCGCGAGATGGGCATCGAGATCGTCACCGGCGCCGATCTGGTCGTGCAAAACCAGCGCGTCTATATGAAGACGACGAAGGGCCTCAAGCAGGTCGACGTCATCTATCGCCGCATCGACGACGACTTCCTCGATCCGCTCGTCTTTCGCAAGGACTCCGTCCTCGGTGTCCCCGGCCTCGTGGAAGCCTACCGGGCTGGCAATGTCGCCCTCGCGAACTCGATCGGCACCGGCGTTGCCGACGACAAGGCGACGTATTACTACGTGCCGGCGATGATCAAATTCTACCTCGGCGAGGAACCAATTCTCCCAAACGTGCAGACATTCCTTTCTGCCGTCGAATCCGACCGGAAATACATTCTCGAGAACATGGAGAATCTGGTCGTGAAATCCGCCAACGAAAGCGGCGGCTACGGCATGCTCATCGGGCCGCACGCCACCAAGGAACAGGTGGAGAAATTCCGACAGGCCGTCATCGCAGATCCGCGCGGTTACGTGGCGCAGCCGGTCATTAGTCTCTCGCGGTCGCCGTCCTTCTGCGAGGGCAACATCGAAGGCCGGCACATCGATCTCCGTCCCTACGTCCTCTGCGGCGAAAAGATATCCATCGTCCCCGGCGGACTCACCCGGGTGGCCATGAAAAAGGGCTCTCTCGTCGTGAACTCCTCCCAGGGCGGCGGCAGCAAAGACACCTGGGTCCTCGACGAGGAAGATGAGCCATCCG